The region AGAAAAGCTTCCAGTCCATTTCAGTTCCTCccactccttccttcccagtTTTTCTCCTAATTTGTACTAGTTTAAGGGAAAAGTTCCCTATCTGCCTTCAGTAAATAGGTTGATAAATTGCTGTTTCTTTGCAAGCCTCAGTCATGCAACATTAGATTGCTGCAGTCTGGAAATAACTACATTATCCCATCCAAAACCTGCAGGCTCACCACGGTGCTCACTCAAAATGCCACATAAGACAGAAGAGGGGCCCTTCCCTGATCATCCTGGGTGTCTGGGGAAACACCACAAGCCCAGACTGAAGGACTGGATGACACCATTCCATGGGTGTGCATTGCTGGGTGTTGGACCTATGTGGATATGGGGAATGCAAATCTGCCCAAGCAAATCTCCCAGGATATGGGTCTTGGGGTAGGGAAGAAAGGACTCCCAGTCCTGAgttgcaaaaggaaaaccatACATCATGGAGGCAGGGAGAAACAGTATTTAATAAATAGCAGTGCTGCACCAGTGCCCCAAGAGCTTAGCAACAGGACCCAAGAGGTAATTGGTCCAGAGAAAAATACCAAAGTCGCTTGAGTTTCAGCCATTCATACACTCAGGCTGGTCCTTCAGGCTTGGTTGGCTGCATAATCCTTCCACACTCGCTACTCACGGCATTATCCCGTGGCAGAGCACATCAAGTGGATTTAAGATAGGCAAATCCAAGATGGACATGTCCCAGCCCTTCTCCTGACATGCATCAGGAGTTGGTACCAACACACAAGCAACTGTGGGCATCTGTGTcactggaggcagctctggacTACACAGGAACAGCAAGAAAGGGCAGTGGGATGACACAGTAACATTGAGCCTAGTCTATTAACACAGCTTCCAAAAACTGTGTTTCCATTAAAAACACCTGGCATTTTATTGAAGGTACTCCATGGAGAGAcctttttgtttgaaaaatgaagACATAGCTTTGCCATTTGAAATAGGAGTTCAAGCACTTCATTCATGCCAAAACAAACCTTTGCTTTTGTACCTTCCTTCCTTGtcttttctctgcctcttctgtggagaaagaaaaggaaaaaaaagaaaaaaaaaaaaaaaaagagaaatacaagaaaaaaatgaagccatTTTACCCCAGTGAAAATCTGAAATCTGATACATTTTCTCATTGTTCCAAACCTGGCTTTCATCTAACAAAAATTAGCCATGAAATTGCACTGCCTTAACCCTTGGCTGTTCTTCAGTTCCTGCATCTCTCTGGAAGGCAAGGCTGAGCTCCCAGTTTCAGCCTGGGGAGTCCAGCCCTGCAAGGGTTTGAGTCAGCCTGGCACTTGCCACCAAACATCAAACCACACCACCTTCCCTTCTGCCAGCAGAAGGGAACGTGTGATCCTAGAGGAAAATAATGTGATACAAAAAATTACTGGTTGCAGCTTCCAAGCACCCTTTAAATATGTACCGAACTATTCACCCCAATTACACTCCTGTAATGGGCtctgatttgttttcctttgttcccAAAGCAGTAGGGCACTGGCCACATTAACATTCAATGAGAAGTTGTTTGATATTGAGTCTTTTCTTTAGCAGTATTATTCCTTACACAATTTTGTTTGATTGCAATCCACTTCACATTTTTAAGTGCTTACTGACTGTGAAAGAATGACCTAGCCTGCtttctcttggctttttttttattgatttctcttttaaaaaggttttattccttttataCATGAGATTGAAATAAGAGAAAGAGGCAACATTACTGAACAactgtttttcttccagctccatCAACCCATATAACTTCACAGTAGGCCtcaaaaaaatactgtaataatGAGACACTTAAAGACATGAAGCTGCCTACACCCTTTTTCTGGGACTTTTTTTGGTTCTTACTGGTAAACTTCCAAATTGTTCAAGTGAATAGTCAGGAATAAATTGCTCTTTCTGAGTACCTGATTAGACCATACACTGAGTAATTGGAGGCAGACCTACTGTGCTCCTCATTTAAAGACACAGCCCACCACATGCAGTTTGTCTTAAAACTTGTGCTTTGCACTCACTTTGTATAGGAGTTTTTTgtaaagagaaaatgtaaaggAATTGGAAAACACCAGCAGTGAGCATGCCCTGTGATTTGCCTGAAATCCAAGCTGCCATGCCTTCCAAAACAGTGGGTTCTTGTTCCTACATCCAGAGCATACAAATTATTGCAGCATGATCACAGACTGCATGGGCGAAGGATGCTTTTCTTGGCACTGGACTCAATCCTGATGAATAGGTCAGCAGGATATCGGTAAAATCTTTCCTTGACAAGAGGTTTCAGATACAGCAGGACTTCCTCAGGCCAGTGTTTCAGAAGCCCCTTAAATCCCACAACATCCCCTTGTGCTATGGGACCAACAACCTCATCCAAAAcgcccaaagcagcagctcaacACAGTCTACACCCATGGCTGCTTCCAGTTTTAGTTAGATCTATCTTGCATTAATTAATCTTTGGCACTAAATTCTGCAGCCACTGAAGTGAGTGGCTGGCAAATAATTTAAGTGATCTAATTAATATGTGTCTCATCAACAACACAAAgggagtattttttaaaatctctaaaAATCCCCCACCAGCACATGAAGGCACGTGCACTCTGACACTGACATGGTGTcaagcagccaggacagcaccagctcctctcctctgtCTTGCCTGGGGTTCTCACACCAAGCAGGGTGAGACTTCTCATGCAAacacctctttttttcttccagcatcGATGTACACGGAAATACAGCGGGACCGACCAGATGGTGGGAATATCCTGACTCACCCAGACTATATAGATGGAAACCCAGACCTCATCAAACCTAAAAAGCTCCTAAATCCTGTAAAAGCCTCAAAGAGCCAtcaagagctgcacagggagctgctgatgAACCACAAAAGGTAAGGGGAGGTTGCAGCCTGCCACTGGAGCAGCCCAAGAGGTGCTGAGCTGTCAGAGCTCAGAAGCTGAGGCACAGGTGACAGTGAGAGACTGCAAGCTGGAACAGCAGGATCAATCCCCTCACTTGCAAACACAGTATCCTGTCCTCTTTGGCTGtatcctttcctcttttctctgacGTCACcatttcttttacaaaaataaagcagaacgAAAAGCCCCCGCTCTGCCATCCTGAAGCATTGGCTGGCACTTTTTAGAGTCACAAGCACTGGAAGATGCAAGGCATCCCTACAGCCCCTTTTTGGTGTCCCTTGgaggttttctgttttttctatCTCCATCACTGATCTGCCAAGTCCCCAGCAATGTACAACATTCCTGTGCACTTGAAGGTCAATCCAAAGGCAGGAAAAGGTGCATGCTGGATACAGCCATTGAAAGCTGAGGTAGCAGTGGGGTGAGATCATCTGCACAAGGCTACTCACCAACTCCCTAAATACCAAATGGGTAAAGACAGGCTAGAATTCATATTCCTGACTTCCTACCCCATCACCCCAGTTTAACTCTTTGGGGGTACAGATATAACATCAGGAAAACCATACCAATGATCAGTAACCTACAACTACATCATTCCATTGCACCAGCTGTCTGAACATTAGTGCAATGAAATCATATTCTGCTCAGAGGCTTTTaagcacagcaaaaaaatcTGCTGGCTTTTTATTGACATTTTCTGAACACCCTGAACTACCCTGACACAATAGCTCTTTGGCTGCCTAATTAAAAGGAGCACAGCCTCAGTTCTAAAGGACTGCAGTCATCACAAGAACCAGACATGTATATTAATTCAGTGAACAATCAAGCCTGCCAGCAGGGTGCATTAATCAATACTGGCACTGGCTGGGCTTGGGTTTGATTTGATTTTCCCAGAATCAGACGAATTACAGGGACCTTTCTCTGGCATCAAGGCAGATGTCATTATACCAgccagatatttttaaaagtctttggCTTGAGAGTGACCATCTCCTCCCTAGTGATTCTGCTCAGTTTAAAGGGTCACCTACCAGCACTGTCTTTGATCTCACAGAACATTATTCCAGTCTAACCATGATGGAACAAAGGATCAAAACACCCCTGCAATGGAAGTAGCAGAGAGGAATGGCTGTGAAGGAGGTACAAACTCTGAAGCACCAGATCACACTGGCAAACACAAAGAACATCATCTCTTTGTGTTCTAGTTTTGTGCCTGCCACCATGTCACGTCCACATGTGCCACCAGGTactggcaggaggcagctccagcacaaaCATCCTGCACCACCTACTCCTGTGGCCCCTCTCAAGCATCAGTCTAAACCTGTTTTGGCTCTGACTTCCCAAGTATTTTTCAGCAAATATATGAAACAAACCCTACTGCAAAAAGTAATCCATTGTTCCTGGTTTCTTGTCACTCTCAAATCTACCAGTTTTGCTTCCTGCTACATATTACCAtagaggaagagagaggagaaggggagagagaaggaattattacttgctgctgtttctgctttGGTTGGTTTTTCCCTCTCAAGAAGCAGGGAGAAGCAACTGAAATCAGCAGCTTGTGTAACAAAATCCTTATCTTACTCAACACCTCTGGGCACTAACACAGGCTGATTAAATCAAAGAATAGTAACAAATCTACAGGCAACATTGCAAGCTGTGTCTCCAGCAAGCCAAGGcaggttttccttctctcaaGCCTTGAGAAAAGCAACTTTCCAGCATCCAAGTTGTTCCTGCTTCAAAAACCATGATGAAAGCTCTGGGGCCAAGGCTATGGCTGCCTTCACTGATGTTGCTGTGAACTTTGTCCTgtcattaagaaaaagaaaaaaaaaattacaaaaattacaaTAGGAAGTATCATTAAAAGAGGTACTGGAAGGATACAAGCACTGGGCCCAGCCATGCTGTGACAGTGCAGATGTTTTCTGCACCTGGAGAGAGTGGttcctctctcctgcctgccagtTCAGCTTCTCGTGATGTGAGGTACCACCTCAGCACCTGCTACCCTGCCAAGAAATCCACAGCCCACAGGGTTTGATGCCTCTACTTTCAAACAACTTTGGCCAAAACCAACCAGCCTTTGGTCAGCAGAGACCTCCTGGTGCTGAGGAGGAGCTTTACATTAACAGcactccccagcccagggcacccTGGGCAAGCCCTTAGCACAGGCATGGGGAGGTCCCCTCCTCTCTCAACACAGACCTGCACAGGAACACCAAACACCACCCGTACCTACTTCAGCTGTGGCAACATCCAAAGTGTGAGGTTTCTGAAATTTGTTCAGGGAACCTTCCATCTCTTTGCCGCACATTTATACCCTGCCTGCATGGCCCTGCTGTGTCTCCTTTCCTGTGATCCCACCCGTCACAGAACAGGGGTTCACCTGAGATGCATCAGGTGGCCAAAGGGGAGTCAGGCACCTGTGCCATCAGCAAATCCTCCGGCTTCCAGGAGAAAAGGACATTTTGGCCTCTTGATTCAAAACTATCCATGTCAGCAGGGGGATCGCCGGCCCTCAGCTCCGAAGCAAAGCTTCAGATGAAGCAAAGTTTCAAAGCTTCAGATGGGTTGCGcggggaggaaggagctgccGGGACAATTACTGCAGCCCAATGACTACCCCTgctggtgggaaaaaaatcGTCATTATTGCACATGTTCTCAACGCCGCTGAATCCACACCTGCACCGCTAAAACCAGTAACAGCGGGAGCCTACGGAAAGCCCCTTTTCCACAGCCGACACAGAAAGCTGTGGTACCCCGGTGCAATGGGATCAGCCGAACTTCCAGCACCAAACGTGCCATACACGAACAGCAACATGTGTCCACCCCAAGCAGGCAGCCCAAGGCACCATCAAACAGCCTCAAACCTTGTGGATGGATTTGTGGGTCAGGGCTGGTTCATGGATCTCCCACGAATCTCATGGAACAAGGTCTCCCGTGTTTCCATTTAGGATCAAGACAAGTTTTGGGGttgccaggctggcagtggtTACACCCCAGGTGTAGATGCTTTCATTTATCTGCTTTTTATCCACAGAGGTTTGGGCATGGAGAGCAAGCCAGAGCTGCAGCGAGTGCTCGAGCACCGACGGCGAGACCTGCTCATCaaacagaagaaggaagaggaagaggcaAAGAAATTGCAGTCTCCTTTTGAAAAAGAGCTATTAAAGAGGCACCAGAGGCTGGATCAGGTAGAACTGAGCTTTCAGCCATCCTTGGGTTAACCTAACCACCTGACACAAGGCACAGGGGAGATGGGTGGGCTGAGGCTCAACCCAAGTTATAGCACTGCTACCCCTCCATAAAACAGGAACCAAAGTACATCTTCCACTGCTgccccacacagctgcagcactcTCATCCTCACACTGGGATCCACCGCATTTATACCACTTCACCCAGGACCCCATTACACACCACTCGCCCTGGGTCTCCTCTGGGTCCCACACAGTGTCCatggaatcttttttttttccagttcaaaGCACCCTAAACTGCATGGGGCAATAATAAACTGC is a window of Vidua macroura isolate BioBank_ID:100142 chromosome 13, ASM2450914v1, whole genome shotgun sequence DNA encoding:
- the FAM107A gene encoding actin-associated protein FAM107A isoform X3; protein product: MGASHGKKKEYSLQSKGPSGSKKPWSGSSASMYTEIQRDRPDGGNILTHPDYIDGNPDLIKPKKLLNPVKASKSHQELHRELLMNHKRGLGMESKPELQRVLEHRRRDLLIKQKKEEEEAKKLQSPFEKELLKRHQRLDQLEKEQEKQEDHAPEFIKVKENLRRTSTVTGDEKAA
- the FAM107A gene encoding actin-associated protein FAM107A isoform X2 codes for the protein MYTEIQRDRPDGGNILTHPDYIDGNPDLIKPKKLLNPVKASKSHQELHRELLMNHKRGLGMESKPELQRVLEHRRRDLLIKQKKEEEEAKKLQSPFEKELLKRHQRLDQLEKEQEKQEDHAPEFIKVKENLRRTSTVTGDEKAA
- the FAM107A gene encoding actin-associated protein FAM107A isoform X4, whose translation is MSWGTGQQLPPGLPRASLRKSASMYTEIQRDRPDGGNILTHPDYIDGNPDLIKPKKLLNPVKASKSHQELHRELLMNHKRGLGMESKPELQRVLEHRRRDLLIKQKKEEEEAKKLQSPFEKELLKRHQRLDQLEKEQEKQEDHAPEFIKVKENLRRTSTVTGDEKAA
- the FAM107A gene encoding actin-associated protein FAM107A isoform X1, with protein sequence MCLINNTKGVFFKISKNPPPAHEGTCTLTLTWCQAARTAPAPLLCLAWGSHTKQGETSHANTSFFLPASMYTEIQRDRPDGGNILTHPDYIDGNPDLIKPKKLLNPVKASKSHQELHRELLMNHKRGLGMESKPELQRVLEHRRRDLLIKQKKEEEEAKKLQSPFEKELLKRHQRLDQLEKEQEKQEDHAPEFIKVKENLRRTSTVTGDEKAA